Proteins encoded together in one Streptomyces sp. NA04227 window:
- a CDS encoding SPFH domain-containing protein — translation MTAGPEDYEAPVHVLLDPDTAFDSGVRSHPATNPLPHHAAQSAHAHPHPPLHPHATSQSPSPSRPESGPSGPSAPPSGPATAPRYSGAAARSTARKPEHAVPSNRPGALSDGVYDAEADPASGYGEAATVTEPEPEPSRRATASEHSGPGPNGSGPADSESIGFGFDAGADSGAEQASYGSEDRPAAPAPARHEAVNAANAADTANTADTAKAMDAMDDADVSDAALPGSARARAMATLPRYDLSRSGSSAVPADPGPGRGVTGRGQEQRQERQEEDGEGASPTGSATARSEARRSHTAPATAHEWTDPGPSRPVPPEQDAQGAEVMRNTQDGPEGDAKDGKGAGRAPRGPLARFRSGKVNGSGSRIVETRTTAPPNTPMSGGSSRDAEPNAGAGTGADASADLDRDTSPATDARTDDDRAPVRTAAFLNGRPRHATSPTEDATDRDHRATRPDRDAPRHEAHHPDRQPPNGHRANGQSLTGQSPNGQSPNHTPNGQPPTRRSPNGHAPQGRDPQRRDSQGRDPQRRDPKGRDPQPRDPQPPNSRTRGWSKADNAMAFLEPGARSTPRTDNVPAEYPAPVLPGAVGLGVGTLGLIGTAFSFAWAGMLPGAVLRALSLSSLAGDGLGPGQTAVLVLSLLLALFGLAGLTRGRAGRAWVLTLCGKYRGTVRHTGLVWVSPLVMRRKADVRLRHWRSEPMPAVDVQGLAVEVSILVVWRIKDTARALLGVEDHERYLRESVEAAVARVFPHLPTDTGRDAPGAYVNGPSLRDAETVGEELTRLVADDGRPAGLEVFSVQAVSLDYAPEVAAAVHRHRAFVWDVQHRDALIGSVLDSVEDTVNRLTSRGLVELDEYERKSLVRDLTVAFCSARVADNAPVEA, via the coding sequence TTGACCGCCGGGCCGGAGGACTACGAGGCCCCGGTCCACGTCCTCCTGGACCCGGACACGGCCTTCGACAGCGGGGTCCGTTCCCACCCCGCCACGAACCCGTTGCCGCACCACGCGGCGCAGTCCGCGCATGCGCACCCCCATCCGCCACTCCACCCGCACGCGACGTCGCAGTCGCCGTCCCCGTCCCGCCCCGAGTCCGGTCCGTCCGGCCCTTCGGCGCCACCGAGCGGTCCGGCTACCGCGCCGCGCTACTCCGGGGCCGCGGCACGCTCCACGGCGCGTAAGCCCGAGCACGCCGTGCCATCGAACCGGCCCGGCGCGCTCTCCGACGGCGTGTACGACGCCGAGGCCGACCCCGCCTCCGGGTACGGCGAGGCGGCAACGGTCACGGAGCCGGAGCCGGAGCCGTCCCGCCGGGCGACGGCATCCGAACACTCTGGCCCCGGGCCGAACGGCTCCGGACCGGCCGACTCCGAGTCGATCGGCTTTGGCTTCGACGCCGGCGCCGACTCCGGTGCGGAACAAGCGAGTTACGGCTCCGAGGACCGCCCGGCCGCTCCGGCTCCCGCCCGCCACGAGGCCGTGAATGCCGCGAACGCCGCGGACACTGCCAACACCGCGGACACTGCGAAGGCCATGGACGCCATGGACGATGCGGATGTCTCGGATGCCGCGCTTCCCGGGTCCGCGCGGGCGCGGGCCATGGCGACGTTGCCTCGCTACGACCTCTCGCGGTCGGGGTCCTCCGCAGTGCCCGCGGATCCCGGGCCCGGGCGAGGGGTCACCGGCCGAGGGCAGGAGCAGCGGCAGGAGCGGCAGGAGGAGGACGGCGAGGGCGCCTCGCCCACGGGTTCGGCCACCGCCCGCTCCGAGGCGCGCCGTTCGCACACCGCGCCCGCCACGGCCCACGAGTGGACGGACCCGGGACCGAGCCGTCCCGTCCCGCCCGAACAGGACGCGCAAGGCGCCGAGGTCATGCGGAACACGCAGGACGGTCCGGAAGGGGACGCCAAGGACGGGAAAGGCGCCGGGCGCGCCCCGCGTGGGCCACTGGCCAGGTTCCGGTCCGGCAAGGTCAACGGCAGCGGGTCCCGCATCGTCGAAACCCGCACCACCGCGCCGCCCAACACTCCAATGAGCGGAGGGAGTTCACGAGACGCGGAGCCGAACGCAGGCGCAGGTACCGGCGCGGACGCGAGCGCGGATCTGGACAGGGACACCAGCCCAGCCACCGACGCACGTACGGACGACGACCGCGCCCCCGTCCGTACGGCCGCCTTCCTCAACGGCCGCCCCCGCCACGCCACTTCCCCCACCGAGGACGCGACCGACCGCGACCACCGCGCCACCCGCCCCGACCGCGACGCACCCCGTCACGAGGCGCACCACCCCGACCGACAGCCCCCCAACGGGCACCGCGCAAACGGACAGAGCCTCACCGGACAGAGCCCCAACGGACAGAGCCCTAACCACACCCCCAACGGCCAGCCCCCCACCCGCCGCAGCCCCAACGGACACGCCCCCCAAGGACGCGACCCCCAGCGCCGCGACTCCCAGGGACGTGACCCCCAACGCCGCGATCCCAAGGGACGCGACCCCCAGCCCCGCGACCCCCAACCCCCCAACTCCCGCACTCGCGGCTGGTCCAAAGCCGACAACGCGATGGCGTTTCTGGAGCCCGGCGCGCGGAGTACGCCGCGTACGGACAACGTGCCCGCCGAGTACCCGGCGCCGGTGCTGCCCGGGGCGGTCGGGCTCGGGGTCGGGACGCTCGGGCTGATCGGGACGGCGTTCTCGTTCGCCTGGGCGGGCATGCTTCCGGGCGCGGTGCTGCGGGCCCTGAGCCTGTCGTCGCTGGCCGGGGACGGGCTCGGCCCGGGGCAGACGGCGGTGCTCGTACTCTCGTTGCTGCTCGCGCTGTTCGGGCTCGCGGGGCTCACCCGGGGGCGGGCGGGGCGGGCCTGGGTGCTCACGCTGTGCGGGAAGTACCGGGGGACGGTCCGGCACACCGGACTCGTCTGGGTCAGCCCGCTGGTGATGCGGCGCAAGGCGGACGTACGACTGCGGCACTGGCGCAGCGAACCGATGCCCGCGGTGGACGTACAGGGACTCGCCGTGGAGGTGAGCATCCTGGTCGTCTGGCGGATCAAGGACACCGCGCGGGCCCTGCTCGGCGTCGAGGACCACGAGCGCTATCTGCGCGAGAGTGTCGAGGCGGCGGTCGCCCGGGTCTTCCCCCACCTGCCGACCGACACCGGGCGCGACGCCCCCGGCGCGTACGTGAACGGCCCGAGCCTGCGCGATGCCGAGACCGTCGGCGAGGAGCTGACCCGGCTGGTGGCCGACGACGGACGGCCCGCGGGGCTGGAGGTCTTCTCCGTCCAGGCGGTCTCGCTCGACTACGCGCCCGAGGTGGCGGCGGCCGTCCACCGGCACCGCGCCTTCGTCTGGGACGTGCAGCACCGTGACGCGCTCATCGGTTCGGTCCTGGACTCGGTCGAGGACACCGTCAACCGCCTCACCAGCCGCGGCCTGGTCGAGCTGGACGAGTACGAACGCAAGTCCCTGGTACGGGACTTGACCGTGGCGTTCTGCTCGGCGCGGGTGGCGGACAACGCCCCGGTCGAGGCATAA
- a CDS encoding kelch motif-containing protein has translation MNGPALFRFASEEYHDYKINRPEYKADNGHWDVLEFSEKDRLNTIHAALLRTGKVLLVAGSGNNQKNFDAKKFDTRLWDPATNTVKNIPTPTDLFCTGHTQLGNGNLLIAGGTKRYEKLQGDVTKAGGLMIVHNEDPDKPITLPAGTRFSGRKNGKTFVSKDPVVVERAKKVFDPVTGAFERTEPGLGRIYVEAQRSGTQYETGTQDNYRVQGLTGSDARNVYGIAQKLALDKKDFQGIRDAYEFDPVAEKYIKVDPMKEARWYPTLTTLSDGKVLSMSGLDEIGQLVPGKNEVYDPKTKKWTYTEGIRQFPTYPAVFLMQNGKLFYSGSNAGYGPDDVGRDPGVWDLDTNKFDKLPGLSDADLMETSGTVLLPPAQDEKYMVVGGGGVGESKESSAKTRLIDLKDDAPRFTDGPELDKGTRYPQASVLPDDTVLLSGGSEDYRGRGGSDILQAHLYDPKSNSLDRVADPAIGRNYHSGSLLLPDGRVMFFGSDSLYGDSANTKPGTFEQRIEIYTPPYLYRDSRPTLSGGPKTVARGASATFTSPTASELKNARLIRPSASTHVTDVDQRSIALDMKASGDDVTVTIPKNRNLVQSGWYMLFVTDEKGTPSKAQWVKVP, from the coding sequence ATGAACGGGCCCGCGCTGTTCCGGTTCGCCTCGGAGGAGTACCACGACTACAAGATCAACAGGCCCGAGTACAAGGCGGACAACGGGCACTGGGACGTCCTGGAGTTCTCCGAGAAGGACCGGCTGAACACCATTCACGCGGCCCTTCTGCGCACCGGCAAGGTGCTGCTCGTGGCGGGCAGCGGCAACAACCAGAAGAACTTCGACGCGAAGAAGTTCGACACCCGGCTGTGGGACCCGGCCACCAACACGGTCAAGAACATCCCCACCCCGACCGACCTGTTCTGCACCGGCCACACCCAACTGGGCAACGGCAACCTGCTGATCGCGGGCGGCACCAAGCGCTACGAGAAGCTCCAGGGCGACGTCACCAAGGCGGGCGGCCTGATGATCGTCCACAACGAGGACCCGGACAAGCCGATCACGCTGCCCGCCGGGACCCGCTTCAGCGGCCGCAAGAACGGCAAGACCTTCGTCTCCAAGGACCCGGTCGTCGTCGAGCGCGCCAAGAAGGTCTTCGACCCGGTCACCGGCGCCTTCGAGCGCACCGAGCCGGGCCTCGGCCGGATCTACGTGGAGGCCCAGCGCAGCGGCACCCAGTACGAGACCGGCACCCAGGACAACTACCGCGTCCAGGGCCTGACCGGCTCGGACGCGCGCAACGTCTACGGCATCGCACAGAAACTCGCCCTCGACAAGAAGGACTTCCAGGGCATCCGCGACGCCTACGAGTTCGACCCGGTCGCCGAGAAGTACATCAAGGTCGACCCGATGAAGGAGGCGCGCTGGTACCCGACGCTGACCACGCTCTCCGACGGCAAGGTGCTCAGCATGTCCGGTCTCGACGAGATCGGTCAGCTCGTGCCGGGCAAGAACGAGGTGTACGACCCGAAGACCAAGAAGTGGACGTACACCGAGGGCATCCGGCAGTTCCCGACCTACCCGGCCGTCTTCCTGATGCAGAACGGCAAGCTCTTCTACTCGGGCTCCAACGCCGGATACGGCCCCGACGACGTCGGCCGCGACCCGGGCGTCTGGGACCTGGACACCAACAAGTTCGACAAGCTCCCCGGCCTGAGCGACGCGGACCTGATGGAGACCTCGGGCACCGTGCTGCTGCCGCCCGCGCAGGACGAGAAGTACATGGTGGTCGGCGGCGGCGGCGTCGGTGAGTCGAAGGAGTCCAGCGCCAAGACCCGCCTCATCGACCTGAAGGACGACGCGCCGCGCTTCACCGACGGGCCCGAGCTGGACAAGGGCACCCGCTACCCGCAGGCCTCGGTGCTCCCCGACGACACCGTCCTGCTCTCCGGCGGCTCGGAGGACTACCGGGGCCGCGGCGGCTCCGACATCCTCCAGGCCCACCTCTACGACCCGAAGTCCAACTCCCTTGACCGGGTGGCCGATCCGGCGATCGGACGCAACTACCACTCGGGCTCGCTGCTGCTGCCCGACGGCCGGGTGATGTTCTTCGGCTCCGACTCGCTCTACGGGGACTCGGCCAACACCAAGCCGGGCACCTTCGAGCAGCGCATCGAGATCTACACCCCGCCCTACCTGTACCGCGACTCGCGCCCCACGCTCAGCGGCGGCCCGAAGACGGTGGCCCGCGGCGCCTCGGCGACCTTCACCTCGCCGACCGCCTCCGAACTGAAGAACGCGCGCCTGATCCGGCCGAGCGCCTCCACCCACGTCACCGACGTCGACCAGCGCTCGATCGCCCTGGACATGAAGGCCTCCGGCGACGACGTCACGGTGACCATTCCGAAGAACCGCAACCTGGTCCAGTCGGGCTGGTACATGCTCTTCGTGACGGACGAGAAGGGCACGCCGTCCAAGGCGCAATGGGTGAAGGTGCCGTAG
- a CDS encoding peptidoglycan-binding protein, producing MPVPVFEEYEPEGTCPCPGCRLFVGTAPAGARPAPGHAAGTRRTAGRVLVVAAAAGGVLGSAMAPGTVPLAHAAGASVHAAGAARAVTGAPGEAAGPGATPQGGQSGLHGTGYATLPGPTTRAEIVRRAKAWVTAGVPYSMSGFWHDGYRQDCSGFVSMAWGLGTNVWTGSLAEYGERIDRDELRPGDILLFHNPADPNRGSHVTVFGGWRDAAHRSYLAYEQTRPHTLARETPYPYWSHANDYIPYRYRGLTDGAPGAPAPALGDAFPGLSVFAPGVRHAGITRLGALLAARGGAHFYPSGPGPVWTDSDRRAVAAFQRAQGWRGAEANGIPGPATWRLLVRGEGRDIPGRGAGPGGGPGRGSRAAQGGSGVSGGTGTPGGAGMPGDARTSGPARTSGGTEAGVPGLGGREARGGVRELRGAASAPSGFPGREHFRPGKSNVHVARLGRQLVRKGYGRFYTAGTGPRWTENDRRAVASFQRAQGWRGSRADGFPGPETWQRLFS from the coding sequence ATGCCGGTTCCGGTCTTCGAGGAGTACGAACCCGAGGGCACCTGCCCCTGCCCGGGCTGCCGCCTGTTCGTGGGCACCGCCCCGGCGGGAGCCCGGCCCGCACCGGGTCACGCGGCCGGGACGCGGCGTACGGCGGGCCGGGTCCTGGTGGTCGCCGCGGCGGCCGGGGGCGTGCTCGGCTCGGCGATGGCTCCGGGCACCGTGCCGCTCGCCCATGCGGCGGGCGCCTCCGTGCACGCCGCGGGGGCCGCCCGTGCGGTGACCGGGGCTCCCGGTGAGGCGGCCGGGCCCGGCGCCACCCCGCAGGGCGGCCAGAGCGGTCTGCACGGCACCGGATACGCGACGCTGCCCGGTCCCACCACCCGCGCCGAGATCGTCCGGCGGGCGAAGGCCTGGGTGACGGCCGGGGTCCCGTACAGCATGAGCGGCTTCTGGCACGACGGTTACCGGCAGGACTGCTCCGGCTTCGTCTCGATGGCCTGGGGGCTGGGCACCAACGTCTGGACCGGCAGCCTCGCCGAGTACGGCGAGCGCATCGACCGCGACGAGCTGCGGCCCGGCGACATCCTGCTCTTCCACAACCCCGCCGACCCGAACCGCGGCTCCCACGTCACCGTCTTCGGCGGCTGGCGCGACGCCGCGCACCGCTCCTACCTCGCCTACGAACAGACCCGCCCGCACACCCTGGCCCGCGAGACCCCCTACCCGTACTGGTCGCACGCGAACGACTACATCCCCTACCGCTACCGGGGCCTCACCGACGGCGCCCCCGGCGCCCCCGCCCCGGCACTCGGCGACGCCTTCCCGGGCCTGTCGGTCTTCGCGCCCGGCGTACGCCACGCGGGCATCACCCGGCTCGGCGCCCTCCTGGCGGCCCGGGGCGGCGCCCACTTCTACCCCTCGGGACCGGGCCCTGTCTGGACGGACTCCGACCGCCGCGCGGTCGCCGCCTTCCAGCGGGCCCAGGGCTGGCGCGGTGCCGAGGCCAACGGCATCCCGGGCCCGGCGACTTGGCGGCTGCTCGTTCGGGGGGAGGGGCGGGACATTCCGGGGAGGGGCGCGGGGCCGGGCGGTGGGCCGGGCCGGGGGAGTCGGGCGGCGCAGGGCGGGTCGGGGGTGTCCGGAGGTACGGGGACGCCTGGAGGTGCGGGGATGCCTGGAGATGCGCGGACGTCCGGACCGGCCAGGACGTCCGGAGGTACGGAGGCCGGTGTCCCGGGCCTTGGCGGGCGGGAGGCGCGTGGCGGCGTACGGGAGCTGCGGGGAGCGGCGTCCGCCCCGTCCGGTTTCCCGGGGCGGGAGCACTTTCGGCCCGGGAAGTCGAACGTTCATGTGGCGCGACTGGGGCGGCAACTGGTCCGTAAGGGGTACGGGCGCTTCTACACCGCGGGAACCGGGCCGCGATGGACCGAGAACGACCGCCGCGCGGTGGCGTCCTTCCAGCGTGCGCAGGGGTGGCGGGGTTCCAGAGCGGACGGTTTCCCGGGCCCGGAAACCTGGCAGCGGCTGTTCTCCTGA
- a CDS encoding ester cyclase — protein MSEPTLVQRYMKALGDQDWDTLAALHHEDAVFYTPFMWGAKGIPFILAFCRSVHEGFPGVRLVLHDEFYSPEGDKASFRFAMHWHNTGPFLGNEPTGERGMSVETITIGIRDGRITEQFVSVGLMHLPSLELNEWKMDYPREVVDPGPAILTAPAEPGGSGTS, from the coding sequence ATGAGCGAACCCACGCTTGTCCAGCGCTACATGAAGGCGCTCGGAGACCAGGACTGGGACACCCTGGCCGCGCTCCACCACGAGGACGCGGTCTTCTACACGCCGTTCATGTGGGGCGCCAAGGGCATCCCGTTCATCCTGGCGTTCTGCAGGTCGGTGCACGAGGGCTTTCCCGGGGTGCGACTGGTGCTGCACGACGAGTTCTACAGCCCCGAGGGCGACAAGGCGTCCTTCCGTTTCGCGATGCACTGGCACAACACCGGCCCTTTCCTCGGTAACGAGCCCACCGGTGAGCGCGGTATGAGCGTGGAGACGATCACGATCGGCATACGCGACGGCCGTATCACCGAGCAGTTCGTCTCGGTGGGCCTGATGCATCTGCCGTCCCTCGAACTCAACGAGTGGAAGATGGACTACCCGCGCGAGGTGGTCGACCCCGGCCCGGCGATCCTCACCGCACCCGCCGAGCCGGGCGGATCCGGGACGAGCTGA
- a CDS encoding CbtB-domain containing protein, with translation MSLHTAQPTESAAAAATATRDWMIAAAAAIVALIALYAVFLDQGTLISATGDYLHEFAHDGRHLFGAPCH, from the coding sequence ATGTCCCTGCACACCGCGCAGCCCACCGAATCGGCGGCCGCTGCCGCCACCGCGACCCGCGATTGGATGATCGCGGCCGCCGCGGCCATCGTCGCGCTGATCGCCCTGTACGCCGTCTTCCTGGACCAGGGCACCCTGATCTCGGCGACCGGTGACTACCTGCACGAGTTCGCCCACGACGGTCGCCACCTCTTCGGCGCTCCCTGCCACTGA
- a CDS encoding glycoside hydrolase family 6 protein, giving the protein MGSAQEHTEGEWMYGSTSTCRDGDRGVPLSERTTGFARTGVRGCVAALGAALFLAGCSSDGGDDGNDSAAPVRQQPKGSDPYWVNPQGKAAQQVAAYTKDGRGDEAELVRRIAEQPAAEWIGPENAEQQARGFTEAAAKADREALLVLYNIPHRDCGNYSGGGAADGNAYRDWVDQVAKGIGDRPTTVVLEPDAVLHLVDGCTPGEFHEERFDLLKGAVERLGALPHTTVYLDAGNAGWGKPDQLFEPLKRAGLDQADGFSVNVSNFYATSQSVDYGKQLSAKVGGKPFVVDTSRNGNGPYTAGDPKERWCNPPGRALGEPPTTKTGDPLVKAYLWVKRPGESDGTCKGGPKAGDWWPEYALGLAKGAKGAKG; this is encoded by the coding sequence ATGGGCTCTGCCCAGGAGCACACCGAGGGGGAGTGGATGTACGGCAGCACATCGACCTGCCGGGACGGGGACCGCGGCGTCCCCCTGAGCGAGCGCACAACCGGCTTTGCGCGTACCGGAGTCAGAGGGTGCGTCGCGGCCCTGGGTGCCGCGCTCTTCCTGGCGGGCTGTTCCTCCGACGGCGGTGACGACGGCAACGACTCGGCGGCGCCGGTCCGCCAGCAGCCCAAGGGCAGCGACCCGTACTGGGTGAACCCCCAGGGCAAGGCGGCACAGCAGGTGGCCGCGTACACCAAGGACGGCCGCGGGGACGAGGCGGAGCTCGTACGCCGGATCGCCGAGCAGCCCGCCGCCGAGTGGATCGGCCCGGAGAACGCCGAGCAGCAGGCCCGCGGTTTCACCGAGGCCGCCGCGAAGGCCGACCGGGAGGCGCTGCTCGTCCTCTACAACATCCCGCACCGCGACTGCGGCAACTACTCGGGCGGCGGCGCGGCCGACGGCAACGCCTACCGCGACTGGGTGGACCAGGTCGCCAAGGGCATCGGGGACCGCCCGACCACCGTGGTCCTCGAACCGGACGCCGTACTGCACCTGGTGGACGGCTGCACCCCCGGCGAGTTCCACGAGGAGCGCTTCGACCTGCTCAAGGGCGCCGTCGAACGCCTCGGCGCGCTGCCGCACACCACCGTCTACCTGGACGCGGGCAACGCCGGATGGGGCAAGCCCGACCAGCTCTTCGAGCCGCTGAAGCGGGCCGGTCTCGACCAAGCGGACGGCTTCTCCGTCAACGTCTCGAATTTCTACGCCACTTCGCAGTCCGTCGACTACGGCAAGCAGCTCTCGGCGAAGGTCGGCGGCAAGCCCTTCGTGGTCGACACCAGCCGCAACGGCAACGGCCCGTACACCGCGGGGGACCCCAAGGAACGCTGGTGCAACCCGCCCGGCCGCGCACTCGGCGAACCGCCCACCACCAAGACCGGCGACCCGCTGGTGAAGGCCTACCTGTGGGTCAAGCGCCCCGGCGAGTCCGACGGCACCTGCAAGGGCGGGCCGAAGGCCGGTGACTGGTGGCCCGAGTACGCGCTCGGCCTCGCGAAGGGCGCCAAGGGCGCGAAGGGCTGA
- a CDS encoding FadR/GntR family transcriptional regulator has translation MARNIQERIKKLIIDERLPSGAPLPTEPELMKLLGVSRNSVREALKALQAIGLVDIRHGFGTYVGPMSLAPMSEGLAFRTVAGHHRGEDSLRQLLELREAMEIGLVAQHACKLPEEELAVLEALVDRMDAMAEAGAELELAETDRRFHAALYRGLRNPLLGEVLEAFWDAFHQVQRDLMDVPQDPRVTCRKHRDILEAVRSGDVLRAERTMRDHFDHLRTRVGAAAQDRAPDRAPGREQGAEQGRERLRAGRPS, from the coding sequence ATGGCGCGCAACATCCAGGAGCGGATCAAGAAGCTCATCATCGACGAACGGCTGCCGTCGGGCGCCCCGCTGCCCACGGAGCCCGAGCTGATGAAGCTGCTCGGGGTGAGCCGCAACTCGGTGCGCGAGGCGCTCAAAGCCCTGCAGGCCATCGGCCTGGTCGACATACGGCACGGCTTCGGTACGTACGTGGGGCCGATGTCCCTGGCGCCGATGAGCGAGGGCCTCGCCTTTCGCACCGTGGCCGGGCACCACCGCGGCGAGGACAGCCTGCGCCAGCTCCTCGAACTGCGGGAGGCCATGGAGATCGGCCTGGTCGCCCAGCACGCCTGCAAGCTGCCCGAGGAGGAGCTCGCCGTCCTGGAGGCGCTGGTCGACCGGATGGACGCGATGGCCGAGGCGGGCGCGGAGCTCGAACTGGCCGAGACCGACCGCCGGTTCCACGCCGCGCTCTACCGCGGTCTGCGCAATCCCCTGCTCGGCGAGGTCCTGGAGGCCTTCTGGGACGCGTTCCACCAGGTGCAGCGCGACCTCATGGACGTACCGCAGGATCCGCGCGTCACCTGCCGCAAGCATCGCGACATCCTGGAGGCGGTGCGCTCGGGCGACGTCCTGCGCGCGGAGCGCACCATGCGCGACCACTTCGATCACTTGCGCACCCGCGTGGGAGCCGCCGCACAGGACCGGGCACCGGACCGGGCGCCGGGCCGCGAACAGGGCGCCGAGCAGGGCCGGGAGCGGCTGCGGGCCGGACGGCCGAGCTGA
- a CDS encoding AIM24 family protein, with translation MKGDLFSAEHLVQPATAPGMSVQNSKSIRYTVNGEMYARQGAMIAFRGNLQFERKGQGVGGMLKRAVTGEGLALMAVRGQGEAWFAHEAQNCFIVDIEPGDVFTVNGRNVLCFDPTLSYEIKTVRGAGMTGGGLFNSVFSGQGKLGLICDGSPLVIPVSAQAPVLVDTDAVVGWSAALQTSLHRSQSMGSMLRGGSGEAVQLKLEGEGFVVVRPSELTQQHAKQ, from the coding sequence ATGAAGGGCGATCTTTTCTCCGCGGAACACCTGGTGCAGCCCGCGACCGCTCCCGGAATGAGCGTGCAGAACTCCAAGTCCATCCGGTACACCGTGAACGGCGAGATGTACGCGCGGCAGGGCGCGATGATCGCCTTCCGCGGGAACCTCCAGTTCGAGCGGAAGGGCCAGGGCGTCGGGGGCATGCTCAAGCGGGCGGTCACCGGTGAGGGACTGGCGCTGATGGCGGTGCGCGGGCAGGGCGAGGCCTGGTTCGCGCACGAGGCGCAGAACTGCTTCATCGTGGACATCGAGCCCGGCGACGTCTTCACCGTCAACGGCCGCAACGTCCTGTGCTTTGACCCCACGCTCTCGTACGAGATCAAGACCGTGAGGGGCGCCGGCATGACCGGGGGCGGCCTCTTCAACAGCGTCTTCTCCGGCCAGGGCAAGCTCGGCCTGATCTGTGACGGCAGCCCGCTGGTCATCCCCGTCTCGGCGCAGGCGCCGGTGCTCGTGGACACCGACGCGGTGGTCGGCTGGTCCGCCGCGCTGCAGACCTCGCTGCACCGTTCGCAGTCCATGGGCTCGATGCTGCGCGGCGGTTCGGGCGAGGCCGTCCAACTCAAGCTGGAGGGCGAGGGGTTCGTGGTCGTCCGCCCGAGCGAACTGACCCAGCAGCACGCGAAGCAGTAG
- a CDS encoding IS30 family transposase — translation MDFEIRKVRSPQGRRKLSAERAAYFQLMQQGVSNEEACRIVGVNSKTGRRWRNGRRPSGRSKEARPVRPVVPPSASSQRYLSQDERIYIADRLREKAPARAIATELGRSPSTISREIRRNRTTGANGRWHYRPYAAQARADSRRPRPKPRKIHQSPELRDFVQAGLDRRWSPEQICHALKAQFPDRPEMHVVHETVYQALYVQGRGELRRELVRALRSGRTRRKPQRQTRSRQPRFRDPMVMISERPAEAEERAVPGHWEGDLIIGKDGASAIGTLVERATRYVMLLHLPGGRSAELVRDALVDTVRTLPRHLVRSLTWDQGAEMATHKSFSIATDVPVYFCDPASPWQRGSNENTNGLLRQYFPKGTDLSVHTHEHLNAVAAELNGRPRKTLGWETPAERLHKLLAA, via the coding sequence ATGGACTTCGAGATTCGGAAGGTGCGGAGCCCTCAGGGCCGCAGGAAGCTCTCTGCTGAGCGGGCCGCATACTTCCAGCTCATGCAGCAGGGTGTGAGCAACGAGGAAGCGTGCCGGATCGTCGGGGTGAACTCGAAGACCGGCAGGCGCTGGCGCAACGGACGTCGACCGTCCGGCCGGAGCAAGGAGGCGCGACCGGTTCGTCCGGTGGTGCCTCCTTCGGCTTCCTCGCAGCGGTACCTGAGCCAGGACGAGCGGATCTACATTGCCGACCGGCTGCGGGAGAAGGCGCCTGCCAGGGCCATCGCCACCGAGCTGGGCCGCAGCCCGTCCACCATCAGCCGCGAGATCCGCCGCAACCGCACCACGGGCGCCAACGGCCGGTGGCACTATCGGCCCTACGCCGCGCAGGCTCGCGCGGACAGCCGCCGCCCCCGCCCCAAGCCGCGGAAGATCCACCAGAGTCCTGAGCTGCGAGACTTCGTCCAGGCCGGCCTGGACCGCCGGTGGAGCCCGGAACAGATATGCCACGCTCTGAAGGCACAGTTTCCCGACCGGCCGGAGATGCATGTGGTCCACGAGACGGTCTACCAGGCTCTCTACGTCCAGGGCCGAGGGGAACTGCGCCGTGAGCTGGTCCGCGCACTGCGCTCGGGGCGCACCCGCCGCAAGCCCCAACGGCAGACCCGCAGCCGGCAGCCCCGCTTCCGGGACCCCATGGTCATGATCAGTGAACGTCCTGCCGAGGCCGAGGAGCGGGCAGTGCCCGGCCACTGGGAAGGCGACTTGATCATCGGCAAGGACGGTGCCTCGGCCATCGGCACCCTCGTCGAACGCGCCACCCGCTACGTGATGCTCCTGCACCTGCCAGGCGGCCGCAGCGCCGAACTCGTCCGGGACGCGCTGGTGGACACCGTCCGGACACTGCCCAGGCATCTGGTCCGCTCGCTCACCTGGGACCAAGGCGCCGAGATGGCCACCCATAAGAGCTTCAGCATCGCCACCGACGTCCCGGTCTACTTCTGCGACCCCGCCAGTCCCTGGCAGCGCGGCTCCAACGAGAACACCAACGGCCTGCTTCGCCAGTACTTCCCCAAAGGCACCGACCTCTCGGTCCACACCCACGAGCACCTGAACGCGGTCGCCGCCGAACTCAACGGCCGCCCACGCAAAACGCTCGGCTGGGAAACCCCAGCCGAGCGCCTGCATAAACTGCTCGCGGCCTGA